One Oryza brachyantha chromosome 3, ObraRS2, whole genome shotgun sequence DNA segment encodes these proteins:
- the LOC102720969 gene encoding probable N-acetyltransferase HLS1, translated as MAAVDIREYDPSRDRAGTEAVDRECDVGPTGGMSLHADLLGDPVARIRHSPDYLMLVAETLGPGGRIIVGIIRGTVKSVATGKSCPGAHAVASVGYILGLRVAPSHRRMGLALRLVQRLEQWFERMGAEYAYMATDKSNEASLRLFTVRCGYSKFRTPSLLVHPVHAHRLRVPRRAAVFRLGARDAERLYNARFAHVEFFPADIGAVLGNQLSIGTFLAVIDDGSDGRREWRGAERFLACPPASWALASLWDCGGVFRLELRGASRLRRAAAAATRALDRAARWMRVPSVPDFFRPFSGWFAYGLAGDGPDASIAAEALFATFVNMARGRAAAVAVEVAACDPLRRRIPHWRRLSCTEDLWCMKRLGGIEESDGWDWSRSPPGFSIFVDPREV; from the exons atggcggcggtggacaTACGGGAGTACGACCCGTCCAGAGACCGCGCCGGGACGGAGGCCGTCGACCGGGAGTGCGACGTCGGGCCGACCGGCGGGATGTCTCTGCACGCTGACCTGCTCGGAGATCCCGTCGCCCGCATTCGCCATTCGCCGGACTACCTCATGTTG GTAGCAGAGACGTTGGGCCCCGGCGGCCGGATCATCGTCGGCATCATCAGGGGCACCGTGAAGTCGGTCGCCACCGGCAAGAGCTGCCCTGGCGcccacgccgtcgccagcgTCGGCTACATTCTCGGGCTCCGCGTCGCGCCTAGCcacag GAGGATGGGGCTCGCGCTGCGGCTGGTGCAGCGTCTGGAGCAGTGGTTCGAGCGGATGGGCGCCGAGTACGCATACATGGCCACTGACAAGTCCAACGAGGCATCGCTGCGGCTGTTCACGGTGAGGTGCGGCTACTCCAAGTTCCGGACGCCGTCGCTGCTGGTGCACCCCGTGCACGcgcaccgcctccgcgtcccgcgccgcgcggccgTGTTCCGTCTCGGCGCCCGCGACGCCGAGCGGCTGTACAACGCCCGGTTCGCCCACGTCGAGTTCTTCCCCGCCGACATCGGCGCCGTGCTGGGGAACCAGCTCTCCATCGGCACGTTCCTCGCCGTCATCGACGACGGGAGTGATGGGCGCCGCGAGTGGCGTGGGGCCGAGCGCTTCCTGGCGTGCCCCCCGGCGTCCTGGGCGCTGGCGTCCCTCTGGGACTGCGGCGGCGTGTTCCGCCTCGAGCTGCGCGGCGCGTCGcgccttcgccgcgccgccgcggccgcaaCGCGCGCGCTGGACCGCGCGGCGAGGTGGATGCGCGTCCCGTCCGTCCCGGACTTCTTCCGCCCGTTCTCCGGGTGGTTCGCGTACGGCCTTGCCGGAGACGGCCCCGACGCCTCGATAGCCGCCGAGGCGCTGTTCGCGACGTTCGTCAACATGGCGCGCGgcagggcggcggccgtggccgtCGAGGTGGCGGCATGCgacccgctccgccgccgcatcccgCACTGGCGCCGCCTCTCGTGCACGGAGGACCTGTGGTGCATGAAGCGGCTCGGTGGCATCGAGGAATCGGACGGCTGGGATTGGTCCAGATCGCCTCCTGGCTTCTCCATTTTCGTGGACCCCAGAGAAGTGTAG